A genome region from Deinococcus sp. KNUC1210 includes the following:
- the pyk gene encoding pyruvate kinase, which produces MKHFDRATKIVATIGPASRDPQVLERMIDAGLNVVRMNFSHGSQDDHRQTYNMVRELAARKGVTIGILQDLQGPKIRTARFANGSATLAKGQKFIITMDEVEGDEHRVGSTYKGLAADVYPGMDLLLDDGNMALQVEGVKGNDITTIVTVGGVLKNNKGINVPQAELSVPAMSDKDVEDMAFGAELGVDWVALSFVRSRDNLLLARHYLSRYGSRAKLMAKIEKPQAVERFDDILKEVDGIMVARGDLGVEMRPEQVPVIQKRLIRACREVGKPVITATQMLESMINLPRPTRAEASDVANAIFDGTDAVMLSGESAAGLYPVEAVAMMDRIAREAEASPEYKLLQAQEIDTTLAQDAIAQAACTIGQDLGVAAIVSFTKTGGAATRIAKNRPKLAILALTPNEQTRNQLALSWGVVPMLSEDPLDTDDMVRIASEELQRSNLAEVGERYVITAGVPFGVQGTTNMIRVERLRANTTQS; this is translated from the coding sequence GTCCGCATGAACTTCTCGCACGGTTCACAGGACGACCACCGCCAGACCTACAACATGGTGCGCGAGTTGGCCGCCAGAAAAGGCGTCACCATCGGCATCCTGCAGGATCTACAGGGTCCCAAGATCCGGACCGCTCGCTTTGCCAACGGTTCGGCCACGCTCGCCAAGGGTCAGAAGTTCATCATCACCATGGACGAGGTGGAAGGCGACGAGCACCGCGTGGGCAGCACCTACAAGGGTCTGGCCGCCGACGTGTACCCCGGCATGGATCTGCTGCTCGACGACGGCAACATGGCGCTTCAGGTCGAGGGCGTCAAGGGCAATGACATCACCACCATCGTGACGGTGGGCGGCGTGCTGAAGAACAACAAGGGCATCAACGTGCCGCAGGCCGAGCTGAGCGTGCCCGCCATGTCCGACAAGGACGTGGAGGACATGGCCTTCGGAGCGGAACTCGGCGTGGATTGGGTGGCGCTGAGCTTTGTTCGCAGCCGCGACAACCTGCTGCTTGCCCGCCACTATCTGTCGCGCTACGGCAGCCGCGCCAAGCTGATGGCGAAGATCGAGAAGCCGCAGGCTGTCGAGCGCTTCGACGACATCCTGAAGGAAGTCGACGGCATCATGGTGGCGCGTGGCGATCTGGGTGTGGAGATGCGCCCCGAGCAGGTGCCGGTCATCCAGAAGCGCCTGATTCGTGCGTGCCGCGAGGTCGGCAAGCCGGTCATCACGGCCACCCAGATGCTGGAGAGCATGATCAATCTGCCGCGTCCTACCCGCGCCGAGGCGTCGGACGTGGCGAACGCGATTTTCGACGGTACCGACGCCGTGATGCTCAGCGGCGAGAGCGCAGCGGGCCTGTACCCGGTGGAAGCGGTCGCCATGATGGACCGGATCGCCCGTGAAGCCGAGGCCAGCCCGGAATACAAGCTCCTTCAGGCGCAGGAAATCGATACCACGCTGGCTCAGGACGCCATCGCGCAGGCCGCGTGTACCATCGGTCAGGATCTGGGTGTGGCGGCCATCGTCAGCTTCACCAAGACCGGCGGCGCGGCCACCCGTATCGCCAAGAACCGTCCGAAGCTGGCAATTCTGGCTCTGACCCCCAACGAGCAGACGCGCAACCAGCTCGCGCTGTCGTGGGGTGTGGTCCCGATGCTCAGCGAAGACCCACTCGATACCGACGACATGGTGCGCATCGCCAGCGAGGAACTCCAGCGCAGCAATCTGGCCGAAGTCGGTGAGCGTTATGTCATCACGGCGGGCGTGCCGTTCGGCGTACAGGGCACCACGAACATGATCCGCGTCGAGCGGCTGCGAGCCAACACGACCCAGAGCTGA